One window of Mucilaginibacter inviolabilis genomic DNA carries:
- a CDS encoding TetR/AcrR family transcriptional regulator has product MAERKKNGNLQMKELICAAAVQVFSRNGYSKTSIRNIADAIKYSPGTLYLHYKDKDELLYAVRHHGFIKLMKKIKLGAKSLNPLKRLKQICKLYVLFGLESPDLYDLMFIIRAPMNVDSSRHKPNDEGLTDYFRKCLNDCIQQQLLYIDNVDQGYLQIWSMAHGVVALNLRCRLKVFSQDEITHQILLTTIDNYIDTITKIDL; this is encoded by the coding sequence ATGGCTGAAAGAAAAAAAAATGGTAACCTTCAAATGAAAGAGCTGATCTGCGCTGCTGCGGTACAGGTTTTTTCGAGGAATGGATATAGTAAAACGTCAATTAGAAATATTGCGGATGCTATAAAATACAGTCCAGGGACACTATACCTGCATTATAAAGATAAGGATGAACTGCTTTACGCAGTTCGGCATCACGGATTTATTAAGCTAATGAAGAAAATAAAACTCGGGGCCAAAAGCCTTAACCCGCTTAAAAGATTAAAACAAATTTGTAAACTATATGTGTTATTTGGTCTGGAAAGCCCAGATCTCTATGATTTGATGTTTATCATTCGTGCGCCAATGAATGTAGATAGTAGCCGGCATAAACCTAATGATGAAGGTCTTACTGATTATTTTCGAAAATGCCTGAATGACTGTATTCAGCAGCAGCTTTTATACATTGATAATGTGGATCAAGGCTATCTTCAGATATGGTCTATGGCACATGGAGTGGTTGCACTTAATTTACGTTGTCGTTTAAAGGTCTTTAGTCAGGATGAAATAACTCATCAGATTCTCTTAACTACGATTGATAATTACATTGATACGATAACCAAAATAGATTTGTAA
- the fabD gene encoding ACP S-malonyltransferase codes for MKVVMFPGQGSQYKGMGKELFNSFKQETLMASDILGYDLEELCIKDPNKQLNRTDFTQPALYVVNAFAYYANQPHSRPSYLIGHSLGEYNALLAAEAFDFKTGLKLVKRRGELMAAASGGGMAAVLGHKAEVVQQMLLDGGYTDIDIANFNTSTQIVIAGPQHTIDRVVEDFEAQSIKIIPLVVSAPFHSRYMQPAAVEFNNFLQNFQFLPLQIPVISNVTANPYTNEEVSTLLARQIVSSVRWTDTIRTLMGIGITAYEEIGSSILTKMVNDIKENCTPLTRIEDRAKSISDVPATAATNEKTCLSTRLGSLAFRENYGIKYAYVAGAMYRGIASPQLVVRLGKANMLGFLGTGGMSLEQMEKGIQQIQQQLTKNEAYGVNLLHNLNDPEFEMKAAELFLRYGVSNIEASAYMQITPALVYYRLNGLYKNQDGQPVCKHNILAKVSRPEVAEIFMRPAPEKMVRHLLEDGLITSEQAELSRLIPMSHDICVEADSGGHTDRGVAMVLLPSIQRLKKDITEEYAYGSLIRVGLAGGIGTPQAATCAYMMGADFILTGSINQCTVEAGTSDAVKDLLQDINVQDTDYAPAGDMFEIGAKVQVLKKGVLFAARANKLYVLYNQHAGLEEIPEKTLTQLEKTYFNKPITDIWEEVKVYFNRIGQPAEISRAEQNPKNKMALIFRWYFGYTNNLAFEGNIENKVNFQIHTGSALGAFNQWVKGTPLESWKKRHVDEIGVSIMEGAAKMLEEASLMINN; via the coding sequence ATGAAAGTAGTTATGTTTCCCGGACAGGGATCGCAGTATAAAGGGATGGGTAAGGAGTTATTTAACTCTTTCAAACAGGAAACCCTTATGGCATCAGACATATTAGGATATGATCTGGAAGAGTTATGTATAAAAGACCCAAACAAGCAGTTAAACAGAACTGATTTTACGCAACCAGCTCTATACGTAGTTAATGCATTTGCCTATTATGCCAATCAACCACACAGTCGGCCCAGTTATTTAATAGGTCATAGCCTGGGAGAATACAATGCACTGCTTGCCGCAGAAGCTTTTGATTTTAAAACCGGGTTAAAGCTGGTGAAAAGAAGAGGGGAACTGATGGCTGCGGCATCTGGCGGCGGTATGGCGGCAGTATTGGGCCATAAAGCCGAAGTTGTGCAGCAAATGCTTTTAGATGGAGGATATACCGATATTGATATCGCCAATTTTAATACTTCCACACAAATTGTGATTGCAGGGCCCCAGCATACTATTGACCGGGTTGTAGAGGATTTTGAAGCTCAAAGTATTAAAATAATTCCATTAGTTGTTAGTGCTCCGTTTCATTCTCGCTATATGCAGCCTGCAGCAGTAGAGTTTAATAATTTTCTGCAAAACTTTCAGTTTTTGCCCTTGCAAATACCCGTAATATCTAACGTAACGGCAAATCCATACACAAATGAAGAAGTGAGTACTTTGCTGGCCAGGCAGATTGTAAGTTCTGTGCGATGGACCGATACCATACGCACCCTGATGGGCATCGGAATTACCGCTTATGAAGAAATTGGGAGTTCTATTTTAACCAAAATGGTTAACGACATTAAAGAGAACTGTACGCCACTTACAAGAATCGAAGATAGGGCCAAAAGTATTTCTGATGTACCGGCAACTGCTGCGACAAATGAAAAAACATGTTTATCTACGCGTTTAGGCAGTTTGGCATTTCGCGAAAACTACGGTATAAAGTATGCTTATGTTGCAGGCGCTATGTATAGAGGAATAGCATCGCCCCAATTAGTAGTACGTTTAGGGAAGGCAAATATGCTGGGATTTTTAGGTACAGGCGGAATGTCATTGGAACAAATGGAAAAAGGCATTCAGCAAATTCAACAACAGCTTACTAAGAATGAGGCATATGGGGTGAATCTTCTTCACAATCTGAATGATCCGGAGTTTGAAATGAAGGCAGCCGAACTTTTCCTGCGTTATGGAGTTAGCAATATCGAGGCTTCTGCTTATATGCAGATTACTCCGGCCCTTGTATATTATCGTCTAAACGGTTTGTACAAGAATCAGGATGGTCAGCCTGTTTGTAAACATAATATACTTGCAAAAGTGTCAAGACCAGAGGTTGCCGAAATATTTATGAGGCCGGCTCCTGAAAAAATGGTTAGACACCTCCTGGAAGACGGACTAATCACATCTGAACAGGCTGAACTCTCCAGATTAATACCTATGAGTCATGATATATGTGTAGAAGCTGATTCAGGCGGACACACAGACAGGGGAGTAGCCATGGTTTTATTGCCTTCTATTCAACGTTTAAAAAAAGATATAACAGAAGAATACGCCTATGGTAGCCTGATCAGAGTAGGTCTTGCAGGTGGAATAGGCACACCCCAAGCGGCAACCTGTGCTTATATGATGGGAGCAGATTTTATTTTGACCGGATCCATTAACCAATGCACAGTGGAGGCAGGCACAAGTGATGCCGTAAAAGATCTTTTACAAGATATCAATGTACAGGACACTGATTACGCACCAGCTGGTGATATGTTTGAAATTGGGGCTAAAGTGCAGGTATTAAAAAAAGGGGTGTTGTTTGCAGCAAGAGCTAATAAACTTTATGTATTGTATAATCAACACGCAGGACTGGAAGAGATACCAGAAAAAACATTAACGCAATTGGAGAAAACCTATTTCAATAAGCCTATTACAGATATATGGGAAGAAGTGAAGGTTTATTTTAACCGTATAGGGCAACCTGCAGAAATCAGTAGAGCAGAACAGAATCCAAAAAATAAAATGGCACTCATATTTCGCTGGTATTTTGGATATACTAATAACCTGGCATTTGAAGGTAATATAGAAAATAAAGTAAACTTTCAGATACATACAGGGTCTGCGTTGGGGGCCTTTAACCAATGGGTAAAAGGTACTCCATTGGAAAGCTGGAAAAAAAGGCATGTGGATGAAATAGGAGTGAGCATTATGGAAGGCGCAGCAAAAATGTTAGAAGAAGCATCATTAATGATCAATAATTAA
- a CDS encoding 4'-phosphopantetheinyl transferase family protein has protein sequence MLTHVAIEKLLVKRTDREFLAYITAINLTLDNLIVLSEAFLHPDELRYFMSLRVPRAQHSYLLGRYAAKMAVGAYINNPVFTDIRIYPGVFNQPILQLQNVRNVQLSIAHSGEMGIAIVFPEDHPMGVDVEIISREKSETIKQIITEKELGRLFLLNVDTDIALTILWTIKEALSKIMRTGLMTPFQLYEVADVEYKDEVAIGYFTNFPQYKSLSWISDHHAWSIVLPKNSQVDFAAINHFRQTLNSVSSDALLSNAQPILSY, from the coding sequence ATGCTAACTCATGTTGCTATTGAAAAATTATTGGTGAAAAGAACGGATCGTGAGTTTCTGGCCTATATCACGGCTATAAACCTAACGCTTGATAATTTGATTGTTTTATCAGAGGCATTTTTACATCCGGATGAACTTCGTTACTTTATGTCGTTACGAGTGCCAAGAGCTCAACACAGTTATTTGTTGGGCAGATATGCAGCGAAAATGGCAGTGGGAGCATATATAAACAATCCTGTTTTTACAGATATACGAATATATCCCGGTGTGTTTAATCAGCCTATCTTGCAGTTACAAAATGTTAGGAATGTACAATTGAGCATAGCTCATTCCGGTGAAATGGGAATAGCGATAGTTTTTCCAGAGGATCACCCAATGGGGGTAGATGTGGAGATAATTTCCAGAGAAAAAAGCGAAACTATTAAGCAGATTATCACTGAAAAGGAACTGGGGCGTTTGTTTTTGTTAAATGTTGATACAGATATAGCTCTTACGATATTATGGACTATTAAAGAAGCTCTGTCCAAAATAATGAGAACCGGCCTAATGACCCCTTTCCAATTATATGAAGTTGCAGATGTGGAATATAAAGATGAAGTTGCAATTGGTTATTTTACTAACTTCCCCCAGTATAAATCACTTTCCTGGATTTCTGATCATCATGCATGGTCTATCGTTTTACCTAAAAACAGCCAGGTAGATTTTGCCGCAATTAATCATTTCCGTCAAACATTAAACAGCGTATCATCCGATGCGTTATTATCAAATGCTCAACCAATATTATCTTATTAA
- a CDS encoding acyltransferase domain-containing protein — translation MQNTKIIDRHVVLLFSGQGSHYRGMGQQLYEQNEVFKNSIEKMDLVVRQQLRRSLIDELYIKTDEPFDDLLITHPAIVAVEIALFHVIQELGIKPAYVSGNSLGEFAAGVAKGIWSAETAVIAAIEQAKSIQRCHIEGGLLAVLAEEEKMRSLYKQHQLFLAADNFPGHFTLAGSLSQLDQFEMILTKQNITFLRLPVASPFHSPLMRDAERSFRYHTGCSPQLRQAEHGFVSGFSGQELSVLPENYFWEAIFQYTNFPAVIDFFIKKGPCLFLDMGPSGTIATFSKYNLRPSANSVVFHIMNPFKKEMEQLEKLKEMIMADQKAKVEKFHVSGSDIKNQCYVCHKNNTGILVDPAWDYDLINDYLLDNRILLKAILLTHAHKDHTDLAAVFSEAYGVPVYMSALEIHQYSFECPNLQPAIHLEEIIISDYSIVPIHTPGHTIGSMCFLIDGHIFTGDTVFIEGVGICDNINVNLLFDSIQFLKQYLPANTICWPGHSFGDTPGKDFGFLLKNNIYFQFDDRAQFVEFRMRKNSFDAFAFK, via the coding sequence ATGCAAAACACGAAAATCATTGATCGTCATGTCGTGTTGTTATTCTCTGGGCAGGGTAGCCACTACCGGGGAATGGGACAGCAACTATATGAGCAAAACGAGGTATTCAAAAATAGCATCGAAAAGATGGACCTGGTTGTACGGCAACAATTGAGGCGGTCACTGATAGATGAATTATATATTAAGACCGACGAACCTTTTGATGATCTGCTCATAACTCATCCGGCAATAGTTGCAGTTGAAATTGCATTATTTCATGTGATTCAGGAACTGGGAATTAAACCAGCGTATGTGTCTGGTAATAGTTTAGGCGAATTTGCTGCAGGAGTAGCAAAAGGCATATGGAGCGCGGAGACTGCTGTAATAGCAGCAATAGAACAGGCTAAATCAATCCAGCGATGCCATATAGAAGGTGGATTGCTTGCTGTTTTAGCTGAAGAAGAAAAAATGCGCAGCCTTTACAAACAACATCAGCTTTTTTTGGCTGCCGATAACTTTCCGGGACATTTTACATTGGCAGGTAGCCTGTCGCAGCTTGATCAGTTTGAGATGATTCTGACAAAGCAAAATATCACTTTTTTAAGATTACCTGTAGCGAGTCCGTTTCATTCGCCATTAATGAGGGATGCCGAGCGCAGTTTTAGGTATCATACAGGCTGTAGCCCTCAATTGCGTCAGGCAGAACATGGGTTCGTTTCAGGTTTCTCCGGTCAGGAATTGTCTGTATTGCCAGAAAATTACTTTTGGGAAGCTATATTTCAGTATACCAATTTCCCGGCAGTTATAGATTTCTTTATTAAAAAAGGCCCCTGCTTATTTCTTGATATGGGGCCATCAGGTACAATTGCTACGTTTAGTAAATATAATTTACGGCCCTCTGCCAATTCTGTAGTTTTTCACATTATGAATCCCTTTAAAAAAGAAATGGAACAATTAGAAAAATTGAAGGAAATGATAATGGCAGACCAGAAAGCAAAAGTGGAAAAATTCCATGTCTCTGGTTCTGATATCAAAAATCAATGCTATGTATGCCATAAGAACAATACGGGGATTTTGGTAGATCCTGCATGGGATTACGATTTAATCAATGATTATTTGTTGGATAACAGAATCTTATTGAAGGCTATCCTGCTAACTCATGCTCATAAAGATCATACGGACTTGGCTGCTGTTTTTTCAGAGGCCTATGGAGTACCCGTTTATATGTCGGCCCTTGAAATTCATCAATATAGTTTTGAATGTCCCAACCTGCAGCCCGCCATCCATTTAGAGGAAATTATCATTTCAGATTACTCTATCGTTCCAATACATACACCGGGGCATACTATTGGTAGCATGTGTTTTCTGATCGATGGGCATATTTTTACTGGTGATACCGTTTTTATTGAAGGGGTAGGTATCTGTGATAATATCAATGTTAATCTACTGTTTGATTCTATACAGTTTCTGAAACAATATTTACCTGCCAATACTATTTGCTGGCCCGGACATTCATTTGGTGATACGCCGGGTAAAGATTTTGGGTTTTTGCTGAAAAATAACATTTACTTTCAATTTGATGACCGGGCGCAGTTTGTTGAATTTAGAATGCGTAAGAATAGTTTTGACGCCTTTGCTTTTAAATAA